The proteins below are encoded in one region of Pomacea canaliculata isolate SZHN2017 linkage group LG7, ASM307304v1, whole genome shotgun sequence:
- the LOC112568416 gene encoding uncharacterized protein LOC112568416: MPHPLKIMRNKRFVRLVIAFVCVAAIIALYRSVSHFKCCDLKDSDSTGRHVAMETETGTGVRIYRADNYNCSHLLPFRLFDGKLSQICTYDPDVDYISAMIKKWQGFQSKLIRDITLALRYAQESDVNEINTNVTFVDLGSNIGVFTLTAAMAGYEVLAVDALRETLQLMVTSLHLAGVTSRVTVLNNAISDVREVVSMEIDRSNMGGSKVKQDSWVNQNSSDDDNVNSINMNDLIPYVRSRRAVVKMDIEGFEERALWSASEFFEKIDVYSVLMEWSFHRGDSGPPIIRFMSRRGMLPYSDTNKSEALDPVSYKTWPDDVVFIR, translated from the coding sequence ATGCCACACCCATTGAAGATCATGAGAAACAAGAGATTCGTCAGACTAGTCATCGCTTTCGTCTGTGTCGCTGCGATCATAGCCTTGTACCGATCAGTTTCTCATTTCAAATGTTGTGACCTTAAAGATTCCGATTCGACGGGTCGGCATGTTGCCATGGAGACTGAGACGGGGACAGGTGTGAGAATCTACAGGGCAGACAACTACAACTGCTCACATCTTCTACCGTTCCGCTTGTTTGACGGGAAACTTTCCCAAATCTGCACCTACGACCCTGACGTGGACTACATTTCAGCAATGATCAAGAAATGGCAAGGCTTTCAATCCAAACTTATCCGTGACATCACGCTGGCCCTTCGTTATGCACAAGAAAGCGATGTGAACGAAATCAACACCAACGTGACGTTTGTGGACCTGGGGTCAAACATCGGGGTCTTCACCCTGACGGCAGCGATGGCGGGCTACGAGGTGCTGGCTGTCGATGCCTTGCGAGAGACTCTGCAGCTGATGGTGACCTCCCTGCACCTAGcgggtgtgacgtcacgtgtgacCGTTCTCAACAACGCTATCTCTGACGTCAGAGAAGTCGTCAGCATGGAGATCGACCGCAGTAACATGGGGGGCTCGAAGGTGAAACAAGATAGCTGGGTCAACCAAAATAGCAGTGACGACGATAACGTTAACTCCATCAACATGAACGACCTCATCCCCTACGTCAGGTCCCGCCGTGCTGTCGTTAAAATGGACATCGAGGGCTTTGAGGAGAGGGCGCTGTGGTCGGCCAGCGAGTTCTTTGAGAAGATCGACGTTTATTCCGTTTTGATGGAGTGGAGCTTTCACCGAGGGGACAGCGGGCCTCCCATCATCCGATTCATGTCAAGGAGAGGGATGCTGCCTTATTCTGATACCAACAAGAGTGAAGCTCTGGATCCAGTTTCTTACAAAACCTGGCCGGATGATGTCGTTTTCATCAGATGA